A window of the Paenibacillus woosongensis genome harbors these coding sequences:
- a CDS encoding TraB/GumN family protein, producing MKNWKRSLLSLFISVGLLATAAPAMAAPQPASVKINNQNVEFATNAPIVDHGTTLVPLKSTLQAMNVELSDVQDDTIHVVIDGKEIALNSKTELINGETYAPIRIVGEAAGYKVHWNQQSRTVFLISEATGEGARGFMWEVKHGGNTVYLVGSMHIADDSFYPLRSEFEDAFAEADYLGVEIDLSKAADEANQKLILDMGMYQDGTTLKDHVSKETYAKLEDILQQNGLEPNAFDVFKPWVVESTISTLKSMQSGYEASAGIDLYFIQKAIERKLPVLELETYESQLSMLDGFSSELQEKNLNTALDNFDVSAELVDDMAAMWKSGDDQKLLEFTESMIEDPEYYKAMLTDRNIVMADKIDGYLKSDKKAEYFIVVGAAHFAGKDGIVQLLQDKGYSVVRK from the coding sequence ATGAAAAATTGGAAACGATCGCTCTTATCCCTCTTTATTTCTGTAGGCTTGCTTGCCACAGCGGCCCCGGCTATGGCTGCTCCACAGCCAGCTTCGGTCAAGATCAACAACCAAAACGTTGAATTCGCAACGAATGCGCCTATTGTTGATCACGGAACAACGCTGGTACCGCTGAAATCAACGCTGCAAGCGATGAATGTGGAGCTAAGCGATGTACAGGATGATACGATTCATGTCGTGATTGACGGCAAGGAGATTGCGCTGAACAGCAAGACAGAGCTGATTAACGGCGAGACGTACGCTCCGATTAGAATCGTTGGCGAAGCGGCAGGCTACAAGGTGCATTGGAATCAGCAATCCCGCACAGTGTTTCTTATCTCCGAAGCTACGGGGGAAGGTGCCCGCGGCTTCATGTGGGAAGTCAAACATGGCGGCAATACGGTCTATCTGGTAGGATCGATGCATATTGCGGACGACAGCTTTTATCCGCTGCGTTCGGAATTCGAGGATGCTTTTGCCGAAGCGGATTATTTGGGGGTAGAAATTGACCTTAGCAAGGCTGCTGATGAAGCCAATCAGAAGCTGATCCTGGATATGGGGATGTATCAGGACGGTACGACTTTGAAGGATCATGTGTCCAAGGAGACATATGCGAAGCTTGAGGATATTTTGCAGCAAAACGGCCTGGAGCCAAACGCCTTTGATGTCTTCAAGCCATGGGTCGTCGAGAGTACCATCAGCACGCTTAAATCGATGCAGTCAGGTTATGAAGCCTCTGCCGGAATCGACCTGTATTTCATCCAGAAAGCCATAGAACGCAAGCTGCCGGTGTTGGAACTGGAAACCTACGAGTCCCAACTGAGCATGCTCGACGGGTTCTCCAGCGAATTGCAGGAGAAAAACCTAAATACCGCCTTGGACAACTTCGATGTTTCGGCTGAACTTGTGGACGATATGGCCGCTATGTGGAAATCAGGGGATGATCAGAAACTGCTTGAGTTCACCGAGAGCATGATCGAGGATCCGGAGTATTACAAAGCGATGCTGACCGACCGGAATATCGTTATGGCCGATAAAATCGATGGATACCTGAAAAGCGACAAGAAAGCGGAATATTTCATTGTGGTTGGCGCAGCGCATTTCGCCGGCAAAGACGGCATCGTTCAGCTGTTGCAGGATAAAGGCTATTCCGTCGTTCGCAAATGA
- a CDS encoding sulfurtransferase TusA family protein has translation MCPMPIVKAKKALDELNPGEIMEVISTDKGSLNDFQAWVKQTNHELLKHSEKDGVYTFLVKKNE, from the coding sequence ATGTGTCCTATGCCGATCGTAAAGGCGAAGAAAGCGTTAGATGAGCTGAATCCCGGCGAAATTATGGAAGTCATCTCTACGGACAAGGGCTCCCTGAATGATTTTCAGGCTTGGGTTAAGCAAACGAACCACGAACTGCTGAAGCATTCAGAGAAGGACGGCGTCTACACTTTTCTAGTGAAAAAAAATGAATAA
- a CDS encoding metal-sensitive transcriptional regulator, which produces MDYNYNEDLKRRLRRIEGQVRGVLRLMDEGKSCKEVVSQLSAVRNASDRAIAQIVAENLQQCILEEQSAGGNTDKVVKEAIELLVKSR; this is translated from the coding sequence ATGGACTACAATTATAATGAGGATTTAAAACGGCGCCTGAGAAGAATAGAAGGACAAGTGCGGGGAGTTCTGCGTCTGATGGATGAAGGAAAATCCTGCAAGGAAGTGGTAAGCCAGCTGTCAGCCGTCCGCAATGCGTCGGACCGGGCTATCGCCCAAATCGTAGCCGAAAATTTGCAGCAGTGCATTCTGGAGGAGCAATCGGCAGGCGGGAACACCGATAAAGTCGTGAAGGAAGCGATCGAGCTGCTGGTCAAAAGCCGGTAA
- a CDS encoding DsrE/DsrF/DrsH-like family protein, with translation MSTKVAIIASNGGLFDAYKVFNIATASAATEAEVAIFFTFEGLNLIHKQGNQQLPLPAGKEHFAEGFKNANVPSIPELVSMAQELGVKLIACQMTMDVMNLKKEDFVDGIEVGGAVTFLDFAKDANVSLSF, from the coding sequence ATGTCAACAAAAGTAGCCATCATTGCGAGCAACGGCGGTTTATTCGACGCGTACAAAGTATTCAATATTGCCACGGCTTCGGCGGCAACGGAAGCTGAGGTAGCCATCTTTTTCACGTTTGAAGGGCTCAACCTGATCCACAAGCAAGGGAATCAGCAATTGCCGCTGCCGGCCGGGAAAGAACATTTTGCCGAGGGCTTCAAGAATGCGAATGTTCCTTCTATTCCGGAGTTGGTCAGCATGGCCCAGGAACTGGGCGTGAAATTGATCGCCTGCCAGATGACGATGGATGTTATGAATCTGAAGAAAGAAGATTTTGTCGACGGTATTGAAGTCGGAGGGGCTGTAACGTTTCTCGATTTTGCGAAGGATGCAAATGTTTCTTTGTCCTTTTAA
- a CDS encoding rhodanese-like domain-containing protein, with protein MTGRVSKEISPQELSARLKKGEAVKMLDVREPEEWAAGHIEGAKHIPLGQVLERLRELDADEELIVICRSGNRSGLACELLEEKGFNVVNMTGGLLAWEDELV; from the coding sequence ATGACAGGACGAGTAAGCAAGGAAATTTCGCCGCAAGAGCTATCCGCACGTTTAAAGAAGGGCGAGGCGGTCAAGATGCTGGACGTCCGTGAACCGGAAGAATGGGCGGCAGGCCATATTGAAGGAGCGAAGCATATTCCGCTTGGACAAGTCTTGGAGAGACTGCGTGAACTGGATGCGGACGAGGAGCTTATCGTAATTTGCCGCAGCGGCAACCGCAGCGGACTAGCCTGCGAGCTGCTGGAGGAGAAGGGCTTCAATGTCGTCAACATGACCGGCGGGCTGCTGGCTTGGGAAGACGAGTTGGTCTAA
- a CDS encoding rhodanese-like domain-containing protein — protein MHMWLIGLIIAGLAYVLLRNLLPVKGLAYVDANILHNASELPEETRMLDVRDEVFYRECHVQGAINISIGRLPFVWSNELSPSEPILILSDSNIKSKRAARLLKSRGFRRIYAVRGHFCA, from the coding sequence ATGCACATGTGGCTCATTGGTTTAATAATAGCCGGTTTAGCATACGTGCTGCTTCGCAATTTGCTGCCTGTAAAAGGGCTGGCCTATGTCGACGCCAACATTCTGCATAACGCTTCAGAGCTGCCGGAAGAGACGAGGATGCTCGATGTCCGGGACGAGGTGTTCTACCGGGAATGCCACGTACAAGGGGCGATCAACATTTCGATCGGTCGTCTTCCTTTCGTTTGGAGCAACGAACTGTCCCCGAGTGAGCCGATTCTGATTCTCTCAGACAGCAACATCAAGAGCAAGCGGGCGGCGCGCCTATTAAAAAGCCGGGGCTTCCGGCGAATATACGCTGTCCGTGGGCACTTCTGTGCGTAA
- a CDS encoding ABC transporter permease produces the protein MNKLLPIINFTFANKVKTKSFVVTTVIFALLLSIGIHVPYLIQLFSGNEGGTSSQIGLVYGNQPEIAASLEAFIDKQPDGKIKLVKYEQANDQALMHDMENGTIKGYLEFGEAEGLQFPKVMYTSKKNSMDLTLQSTLQPALENVKMQYVTRGSSLTEEQIAAISAPVIIEELKAEQAAGTGSAADANEGSKPAAINYVIVYGLIVLFFMTNMMTGNMIAAEVTSEKSSRIMEILVTSVSPLTQMFGKILGMFLVGLLQIAIFIAVVAINLALPYNQASLAELNLDLSQMDLSILLVGLIFYILGYFLYATLYAAVGSIVSRTEDLGQAVMPITMLSLAAFYVAMFSLSSPNSLLLKVCSYIPFVSPVTILLRYGAGDATLLEVGLSLLILIVAIVFFSWLAAKIYRTGVLLYGKRPTMKELRKAMKAYKI, from the coding sequence ATGAATAAGCTGCTGCCGATCATTAATTTTACCTTTGCCAATAAGGTCAAGACGAAATCATTCGTCGTTACTACCGTCATTTTTGCCCTGCTGCTATCCATCGGTATTCATGTGCCGTATCTGATTCAATTGTTCTCGGGAAACGAGGGCGGTACAAGTTCCCAAATTGGCCTTGTCTATGGCAACCAGCCTGAAATTGCAGCGTCGCTGGAGGCGTTTATCGACAAGCAGCCGGATGGCAAAATCAAGCTCGTGAAATACGAGCAAGCGAATGATCAGGCGCTCATGCACGATATGGAGAACGGAACGATCAAGGGATACCTGGAGTTCGGCGAGGCTGAAGGGCTGCAATTTCCGAAGGTTATGTACACCTCCAAGAAGAACAGCATGGATTTAACGCTTCAGTCGACGCTCCAGCCCGCACTGGAGAACGTGAAAATGCAATACGTCACTCGTGGAAGCTCCCTAACCGAGGAGCAAATCGCGGCGATAAGCGCTCCCGTAATCATCGAAGAGCTGAAGGCCGAACAGGCCGCAGGAACGGGCAGTGCTGCCGATGCAAATGAAGGCTCTAAGCCGGCGGCGATCAATTACGTTATTGTATACGGCCTGATCGTTCTGTTCTTCATGACCAATATGATGACCGGCAACATGATTGCCGCAGAGGTAACTTCGGAGAAAAGCTCGCGGATCATGGAGATTCTGGTAACGAGCGTTTCACCGCTGACGCAAATGTTCGGCAAAATTCTAGGCATGTTCCTGGTCGGCCTGCTGCAGATCGCCATCTTCATCGCCGTAGTTGCCATCAACCTTGCATTGCCATACAATCAGGCATCCTTGGCCGAGTTGAATTTGGATTTATCGCAAATGGATCTATCCATTTTGCTTGTTGGTCTTATCTTCTATATTCTGGGCTATTTCCTCTATGCGACTTTGTACGCAGCGGTCGGCTCCATTGTCAGCCGCACGGAGGATCTTGGCCAGGCGGTGATGCCGATCACGATGCTTTCTCTGGCAGCATTCTATGTGGCGATGTTTAGCTTATCGTCTCCGAATTCCCTTCTGCTCAAGGTGTGCTCTTACATCCCGTTCGTGTCTCCGGTCACGATCCTGCTGCGGTATGGCGCAGGGGATGCAACGCTGCTGGAGGTAGGGCTGTCTCTGCTGATCCTTATTGTCGCTATCGTCTTCTTCAGCTGGCTGGCCGCCAAGATTTACCGCACGGGAGTCCTGCTGTACGGCAAGCGTCCGACGATGAAGGAGCTGCGCAAAGCGATGAAGGCGTACAAGATTTAA
- a CDS encoding sulfurtransferase TusA family protein, with amino-acid sequence MPIVKTKKAMDELNPGQVIEVQATDRGSLADIQGWAKNTGHQYLGTIEENNILRHYLRRSRPDEIKAEQKHPYVASNEDLQVKIAAKDAITILDVREPAEYAFGHIPGARSIPLGELELRAGELNPDEEIYVVCRTGSRSDLACQLLASKGFKQVKNVTPGMTDWKGTYGTGS; translated from the coding sequence ATGCCCATAGTAAAAACCAAGAAGGCCATGGATGAGTTGAATCCTGGCCAAGTGATCGAGGTTCAGGCCACAGACCGCGGTTCGCTGGCGGATATTCAAGGCTGGGCCAAAAATACAGGTCATCAATATTTAGGCACGATTGAAGAGAATAACATTCTCAGGCATTATCTTCGCAGATCGCGTCCCGACGAGATCAAAGCGGAGCAGAAGCACCCCTATGTCGCTTCGAATGAAGATCTGCAGGTCAAAATCGCAGCGAAGGATGCCATCACGATTCTTGATGTGCGCGAGCCAGCGGAATATGCCTTCGGCCACATTCCCGGTGCGAGATCTATTCCGCTGGGAGAACTGGAGTTGCGTGCGGGCGAACTGAATCCGGACGAGGAAATCTATGTAGTGTGCCGGACCGGCAGCCGCAGCGACCTGGCTTGCCAACTGCTTGCCAGTAAAGGCTTCAAGCAGGTGAAGAATGTAACACCGGGGATGACAGATTGGAAAGGGACCTATGGAACAGGCAGTTGA
- a CDS encoding MBL fold metallo-hydrolase, with protein sequence MSATISPLQTMTAGELTRRILNKEPLFILDVRNDSDAADWQIEGESIELINIPYFDLLEGVDAALEQLPEDKDVLVVCAKEGSSKFVAEQLVEAGRSRVYYLEGGMKAWSEHLEPVLIGKLQDGGSLYQFVRIGKGCLSYMVVSAEEAAVIDAVRMTDIYSAFAAEQGAAIKYALDTHLHADHISGGRKLAEQSGGTYWLPPKDAGEVTFDYEQLEEGEVVTVGNTKIEIQPVYSPGHTIGSTSFIIDNRYLLTGDILFVESIGRPDLAGQAEDWVGDLYTTLHERYKSLPDELIVLPAHFGKITELGEGGAVSARLGDLYKRNPGLQITAEAEFRRMVTENLPQHPNSYQEIRQTNMGKIHPDEEQQREMEIGPNRCAVHDK encoded by the coding sequence ATGTCAGCAACAATTTCACCATTGCAAACAATGACGGCCGGCGAGTTGACCCGGCGGATTCTGAACAAGGAGCCATTATTCATTCTCGATGTCCGCAACGATAGCGACGCAGCCGATTGGCAAATCGAAGGGGAGAGCATTGAGCTGATCAACATTCCTTATTTTGATTTGCTGGAAGGCGTGGACGCTGCTCTGGAACAGCTGCCGGAGGACAAAGACGTACTCGTCGTCTGTGCCAAGGAAGGTTCCTCCAAGTTCGTGGCGGAGCAGCTCGTGGAAGCGGGTAGAAGCCGTGTGTATTATTTGGAAGGCGGGATGAAGGCATGGAGCGAGCATTTGGAGCCCGTGCTGATCGGCAAGCTGCAGGATGGCGGCTCGTTGTACCAATTCGTCCGAATCGGCAAAGGCTGTCTGTCCTACATGGTCGTTTCTGCAGAGGAAGCCGCGGTGATTGATGCGGTAAGAATGACTGACATATACTCGGCCTTTGCCGCAGAGCAAGGTGCAGCGATCAAGTACGCGCTGGACACGCACCTGCATGCAGACCATATCTCTGGAGGCCGTAAGCTGGCGGAGCAATCGGGAGGAACGTACTGGCTTCCTCCAAAGGATGCGGGAGAAGTAACGTTTGATTACGAGCAGCTGGAGGAAGGAGAAGTCGTCACCGTGGGAAATACTAAAATCGAAATTCAGCCGGTATATTCCCCGGGACACACAATCGGCAGTACTTCCTTCATCATAGATAACCGGTATTTGCTGACCGGCGATATTCTGTTCGTCGAATCAATTGGACGCCCGGACTTAGCTGGCCAAGCAGAGGATTGGGTGGGGGATCTGTATACTACCTTGCATGAACGCTATAAATCGTTACCGGATGAATTGATCGTACTTCCTGCCCATTTTGGCAAGATAACGGAGCTGGGGGAGGGCGGAGCTGTCTCCGCGCGGCTCGGTGATCTCTATAAGCGCAATCCTGGCTTGCAAATTACTGCCGAAGCAGAATTCAGACGGATGGTTACCGAAAATTTACCACAGCACCCCAACTCCTATCAGGAAATCCGCCAGACCAATATGGGCAAAATACATCCGGATGAAGAGCAGCAGCGTGAAATGGAGATCGGTCCGAACCGCTGTGCCGTGCATGATAAATAA
- the thiE gene encoding thiamine phosphate synthase yields MREFRLYAITDERSHPGRELAEVMEEAILGGADIVQLRDKHSERAAVLEKAKRLRELTRRYDVPLIINDYIDIALEVDADGIHLGQGDTPLPVARELVGGKIIGISTHAIEEALLAEQQGADYIGVGPIYPTATKADATPVTLSYVREVAEKIRIPFVAIGGIKLHNADEVIAAGATRICAVTEIVGSPDVKGTCEAFIRKLEQGGAHHGKYANR; encoded by the coding sequence ATGAGAGAGTTTCGTTTGTACGCTATTACCGATGAAAGAAGCCATCCCGGCAGGGAGCTTGCCGAAGTGATGGAGGAGGCTATTCTTGGCGGTGCAGATATCGTGCAGCTTCGGGACAAGCACAGCGAGCGGGCGGCTGTGCTGGAGAAGGCGAAGCGGCTTCGCGAATTGACACGCCGGTATGACGTTCCGTTAATCATCAACGATTATATCGATATTGCGCTTGAGGTGGATGCGGACGGCATTCATCTGGGCCAGGGCGACACACCGCTTCCCGTGGCCAGGGAGCTGGTCGGCGGGAAAATCATCGGCATTTCCACGCATGCGATCGAGGAAGCGCTGCTGGCAGAGCAGCAGGGAGCAGACTATATCGGCGTTGGTCCCATATACCCGACGGCTACGAAGGCGGATGCAACGCCGGTGACGCTCTCCTATGTCCGTGAGGTGGCGGAGAAAATCCGGATTCCGTTCGTGGCGATTGGCGGCATCAAGCTGCACAATGCGGATGAAGTGATCGCTGCCGGGGCAACGAGAATTTGCGCGGTGACCGAAATTGTAGGCAGTCCGGACGTAAAGGGGACATGCGAGGCCTTTATTCGCAAACTGGAGCAAGGGGGAGCGCATCATGGAAAATACGCAAATCGTTGA
- the thiS gene encoding sulfur carrier protein ThiS, producing the protein MENTQIVELKVNGVKHSLQAGTVQDVIAHFGLTGKPVIVEADGVILTPEQWADTTVSAGMVIELVHFVGGG; encoded by the coding sequence ATGGAAAATACGCAAATCGTTGAGTTGAAGGTGAATGGCGTTAAGCACAGCTTGCAGGCGGGAACTGTTCAGGATGTGATCGCCCATTTCGGCTTGACGGGCAAGCCGGTTATCGTGGAAGCGGACGGTGTGATTTTGACCCCCGAGCAGTGGGCGGATACCACGGTGTCTGCAGGGATGGTCATCGAGCTGGTTCATTTTGTGGGAGGGGGTTAA
- a CDS encoding sulfite exporter TauE/SafE family protein — translation MDFLLFIVMLMLGLIGSFFSGLLGIGGAIVSFPLLLFVPSAFGVANFTGQEVSSISMFQVFFASLAGVLTYLKNSKNQAAVIRKGLVVYMGAGILFGSLAGGLVSGYLDGRIINIIYGVLAIIAVILMLIPSKGKEGEATGQPIVFNRAFAVIISFLVGIVSGIVGAGGAFILIPVMLTVMKIPTRITIASSLAIVFISAVGGVAGKLTTAAIPWEATLITVIGSLLGAPFGSWLSARMNVKYLRYGLIVLIALTAIKVWMSIL, via the coding sequence ATGGATTTTCTGTTATTCATCGTCATGCTAATGCTCGGTTTAATTGGTTCCTTCTTTTCGGGGCTGCTCGGAATAGGCGGAGCGATCGTTTCGTTTCCACTATTGCTTTTCGTTCCTTCGGCGTTTGGCGTTGCGAATTTTACGGGTCAGGAAGTCTCTTCGATCAGCATGTTTCAGGTGTTCTTTGCCTCGCTTGCCGGTGTGCTGACGTATCTCAAAAACAGCAAAAATCAAGCGGCCGTCATTCGTAAAGGCCTTGTTGTATATATGGGCGCCGGGATTTTGTTCGGGAGCCTTGCCGGAGGGCTTGTCTCCGGATACCTGGACGGCAGGATCATCAACATTATTTACGGGGTGCTGGCCATCATTGCGGTTATCCTGATGCTGATCCCAAGCAAAGGCAAAGAAGGGGAAGCAACTGGCCAGCCTATTGTATTTAATCGGGCGTTCGCTGTTATTATATCGTTTCTGGTCGGCATCGTCTCGGGAATCGTTGGCGCCGGCGGCGCATTTATTCTAATCCCTGTCATGCTGACGGTCATGAAGATTCCGACCCGCATTACAATTGCTTCTTCCTTGGCAATTGTGTTCATTTCAGCCGTCGGCGGTGTAGCCGGCAAATTGACTACAGCGGCGATCCCCTGGGAGGCTACGCTGATCACCGTCATCGGCAGCCTGCTTGGCGCGCCGTTTGGTTCATGGCTCAGCGCGAGAATGAACGTCAAATATTTGCGGTATGGGCTTATTGTTTTAATCGCATTGACCGCCATTAAGGTGTGGATGTCGATATTGTAA
- a CDS encoding thiazole synthase — MRDDVLRIGGRSLSSRFFIGTGLFPNPFVQKEAIQASGAEVLTFAIRRINLDAVEDDSILQHIEDGAFQYLPNTSGASTAEEAVRIARLARASGLSDWIKVEISADAKTLLPDPIETLRATEMLVKEGFTVLPYISDDPVICRRLEEAGAAAIMPGAAPIGTGLGILNPYNLGLIVEEAGVPVIVDAGLGTASDVTKAMELGVDGVLMNTPVAKAKDPVMMATAMKHAIEAGRLAYLSGRIARKKYASASSGLEQFILK; from the coding sequence ATGCGGGACGATGTTTTGCGTATCGGCGGTCGCTCGCTGTCGTCGCGTTTTTTTATTGGCACAGGGCTGTTTCCCAACCCGTTCGTGCAGAAGGAAGCGATCCAAGCTTCCGGGGCGGAAGTGCTTACATTTGCTATTCGGCGCATTAATCTCGACGCGGTAGAGGATGATTCCATATTGCAGCATATCGAGGATGGCGCCTTTCAATATTTGCCGAACACATCAGGCGCAAGCACGGCCGAGGAAGCGGTCCGGATTGCGCGGCTTGCCAGAGCCTCCGGCCTCAGCGATTGGATCAAGGTTGAGATCAGCGCGGACGCGAAGACGTTGCTGCCCGACCCGATTGAGACGCTTAGGGCAACGGAAATGCTGGTCAAAGAAGGATTTACGGTGCTTCCTTATATTTCGGACGATCCGGTCATCTGCCGCCGGCTTGAAGAAGCCGGGGCTGCTGCGATCATGCCGGGAGCAGCGCCGATCGGCACGGGGCTCGGCATATTGAATCCTTACAATTTAGGCCTGATTGTAGAGGAAGCGGGCGTGCCCGTTATCGTGGATGCCGGGCTTGGGACGGCCAGTGACGTCACGAAGGCGATGGAACTGGGCGTAGACGGGGTGCTTATGAACACTCCGGTAGCCAAGGCGAAGGATCCGGTCATGATGGCAACCGCCATGAAGCACGCGATAGAGGCGGGACGGCTTGCTTATTTATCCGGACGAATTGCCCGGAAGAAGTACGCTTCCGCGAGCAGTGGCCTGGAACAGTTTATTTTGAAATAG
- a CDS encoding FAD-dependent oxidoreductase, with product MMQNIVIMGGGVIGLSCAFELRKRGHNITLLEIGKCGGQASGAAAGMLAPYSENLEEPDEFFRLCLDSLRLYPTWQAEISQMSGEAFEYANSGSLYAVYHEADILALEGRLLWQREFGSSGRIVEGEELRRIEPGISSEVKAGLYTPEESHIYAPHYVQALEHVCRNMGVRIFEHLESVDIVDWLPGPGKMPEQTQAPLALGQGQLFGLLQEQPQSLRREIVLQSKDGRKFPADRLIVCSGAWAQELSGTIALPLPIYPIRGQICAYDNARHTVRGMVFNNQGYVVAKNNGTVVCGASEDIAGFDTSVTEKGIERLRKWNKRLFPSLEGEIPFHQWAGLRPSTQDGRPLLGALEASDQIVFAAGHYRNGILLSPITAKIVADVIEGLKLPSYYPAFAPERFNHMMMR from the coding sequence ATGATGCAGAATATTGTTATTATGGGCGGCGGCGTTATCGGATTGTCCTGCGCCTTTGAATTGCGGAAGCGGGGGCATAACATAACTCTGCTGGAAATCGGCAAATGCGGCGGTCAAGCCTCGGGAGCAGCCGCCGGTATGCTGGCGCCATACTCCGAAAACCTGGAGGAGCCGGACGAATTCTTTCGACTATGCCTGGACAGCCTGCGGCTGTATCCCACATGGCAAGCGGAGATCAGTCAGATGTCGGGAGAAGCCTTTGAATATGCCAACTCTGGTAGCCTTTATGCGGTATACCATGAAGCGGATATTTTGGCCTTGGAGGGCAGGCTGCTCTGGCAGCGGGAATTCGGTTCCTCCGGGCGGATTGTCGAAGGGGAGGAGCTTCGGCGGATCGAGCCGGGGATCTCCAGCGAAGTCAAGGCGGGACTATATACACCGGAGGAGAGCCATATTTATGCGCCGCATTATGTGCAGGCGTTAGAGCACGTTTGCCGGAATATGGGCGTCCGTATTTTCGAGCATTTGGAGAGCGTGGACATTGTCGATTGGCTGCCAGGCCCTGGTAAAATGCCGGAGCAAACGCAAGCACCACTGGCACTGGGTCAAGGACAGCTGTTCGGTCTGCTGCAGGAGCAGCCGCAGTCTCTGCGCCGCGAGATCGTCTTGCAGTCCAAGGATGGCCGAAAATTCCCGGCAGATCGCTTAATTGTATGCTCCGGCGCTTGGGCCCAGGAACTTTCCGGAACGATTGCGCTTCCCCTTCCGATTTATCCGATCCGCGGGCAAATATGCGCTTACGATAACGCTCGGCATACGGTGAGGGGTATGGTGTTCAACAATCAAGGATACGTGGTCGCCAAAAATAACGGTACCGTCGTATGCGGCGCATCCGAGGATATTGCTGGATTCGATACTTCGGTAACGGAGAAGGGCATCGAGCGGCTGCGCAAATGGAATAAACGGCTGTTTCCTTCTCTGGAAGGGGAAATCCCCTTTCACCAATGGGCCGGACTGCGCCCTTCCACCCAGGATGGCCGTCCTTTGCTGGGGGCCCTCGAAGCTTCGGACCAGATCGTGTTTGCGGCTGGCCATTATCGCAACGGGATTTTGCTCAGCCCGATTACGGCCAAAATCGTGGCGGATGTCATCGAAGGCCTGAAATTGCCCAGCTATTATCCGGCGTTTGCGCCGGAAAGATTCAATCATATGATGATGCGCTAG